GCCGGCGAGTCTTTCGTCCAACGGGTGTGTCCTCACCCGGACGGACAACTCGGCCGGCAGTCCGGTGTGGTGACCGCAGCGGAGCCGGACGTCGGTGTGGTCCCGTTCGGCCGCCGTCCGTTCTTTGTCCAGGTGGTCGCGGAGGCTGTTGAACCACGGGGTGTCCAGACCCGCGAAGGCGTCTCCCCGCCACAGGCCGATCGCCTCCCCGAACAGGACCGAGGCCTGCTCGTCCTCCTCGTTCCGTACGGCCGCGCGGGCTCGACCGGCGAGGTCATGGAACCGGTGCAGATCCACCGCGGTCGCCTCGACGTCGAGGACGTAGCCACCGGAGCGCCGGACGATCTCCGCCTCCTCGGCGACGGCAAGAGCCTGCCGCAGACGGGAGACATAGCCGTAGAGCGTGTTCCGGGCCCGCTGCGGAGGGCGGTCGGCCCAGACGCGCTCGAGAAGCTGGTCCACCGAGACCACCCGGTTGGCGTCGACGAGCAGCACCGCGAGCACACATCGCTGCCGGGCGTGACCCAGATCGACGATCCGGCCGTCCACCCTCGCCTCGACGCTGCCGAGCACATCGAACTCAACCGCCACGGCGCCCCCTTGAGTCTCAGGTGCTCACCATGGCACGGCGCCTTCGACCAGCCAATTCAACGTTCGTACAAGGTTCGCCGACGGTCGGCCGAGCACCTTGGTCCAGGACAGGAAACAGCGCGACGAAGACCCCGACATCCAGGAGGACAGCCATGGTCAGTGGCATCACGCTCAAGAGCGTCAAGAAGAAGATCGCGATCGCGGCCGCCGCCGCAGGGCTGGTCATGGCCTTCTCCGGCCAGGCTCAGGCCGCGAGCTACTACCAGAGCACGTCGGACGGCTGCGCCTCCGTCAACGGCTCGTACAACTACTGGCAGGTCGGGACAGCCGGCGGCTACGCGCTCTACGACACCAACTGGGACTTCACGATCTGGGACAACTGCGCCGACGGCAAGGGCGCGGGGCTCTACACCACGTACCAGAAGTGGGAGAACGGCGGCTGGAACTACCACGGCTACACCAAGCTCGGTTCGGACAGCAACGGCGCCAACAGCACCCCCGGTTACGCCAGCAGCAACGGGTACAGCCTCCGCGACGTGAAGCTGTACGTCTGCTTCGTCGGTGACGGCAATTCCTGCGTGTCGCTGTTCTAGCGTCCCCAGGAATCGGAGGAGGGCCGGTGCGGTGGCGGCAGCGGCGGCCTCCGTGTGCCCGTTCTCGCACGGAGGACGGGCACACCGGCACGGAATTCGGGCTCGCACGTCTCGCTGCTGAACTGTCGTATGTCCGTGGTGGACCGCCGTCGCGCAAACCAGCAGGTCGAGCGGATCTGCCGCGCGATGTCGGCCCCTCCGGGTGCGGTGAGCGCGAGCCGAGGGCGTCCAACTCCTCGGCGAGTTGCCGCGCACCCCGCGCAGCCACGGTTGCCCTGCTCGCCCAGACCGAGCTGCTGCGTGCCGAGCAGCGCCGGGTGGCCGTGTTGGACGAGCGCGCCCGGATCGCCCGCGAGATCCGGATGGATGCCGTACACGCCGCCGGGCCCCGGGCCCAGGCCTGTGCGTGCGTCATCCAGCACCAGAGCCCCTTCCAGGCCGCGGTGCCCTTCCTGGTCATCCAGGGTGTCACCCCGCTCATCTGGCCGCTGCTGGTCCGGCTGCTGCACCGGGTGGGCCCCGGCCCCATGCTCGTCACCGGGTTCGTCTCCCTGGCCGGCGCCCAACTGTGGCTGCGCGCGGTGCCGATCCACGAAAGCGGCCTGGTCCCCCTGCTCGGGCCGCTGGTGCTCAACGGTGTCGGCTTCGGTCTGGTCGTCGCCGCCCTCACCGCCGCTGCCGTCAACGTCGTACCGCCCAACCTGACCGGCATGGCGCGCGCCACCACCAGCCTGGTCCGCGACCTCGGGCAGACCCTCGGCCCGGCCAAGGGCAAGGACACCTCCACCACCCTCGGCCCCTGGCTGGTCACCGCCGACGAGCTGGAACCTCACCGCAACCCGGAGGGCTTCCTCGACGTCGCCCTGACCGTCCAGGTCAACGGCGAGACCGTCGGCCGGGACCGACTGGGCAACATGGCCTGGACGTTCGAGGAGATGGCGGCGTACGCCTCCCGCGGCACATGGATCCGCCCCGGCGACATCCTGGGCTCCGGCACCTGTGGAAACGGCGGCTGTTTGGCCGAACTCTGGGGCCGCGCCGGCACCTTCGAACCCCCGCCGGTCGTCCCCGGCGACATCGTCACCATGACGGTCGAGGGCATCGGCACCATCAGCAACACCGTCGTCGAGGGCGTCCCCCCGATTCCCCTGCCAGCCGCCCGCCGCAGGGGATGACCCCCGAGACGCCGTGGCCGAGCAGCAAGCCGAAGACCGCCAGGATCAGGGTGATCGACGCCCCTTCGACGACAAGGACCACCCGGGCGGAGAGCCGGATGCCCCGGACCGCGAAGAACGCCGCCGCGATACCCAGCACAACGATCACGCCGGCCACGACCGCCCCGGATGCCACGGGTGCCCCGACCCCGGGTCAGCAGCTTCAGCAAGTGCACCACGCGGCCCGTGAGGGCCGCCGAGACGAGCAGTCCGTAGCCGACCAGGAGCGCGCCGCTGCCCGCCTCAGCGGCATCTTCCCCGGCCTGGAGCGTGAACTGGACCTCACCAATACCGGCCCGCTGACCTTGCTCACGGGCTACCAGACCCCAGCTGCCCTCCGTCGGATCGGAACCAAGAGGCTGGCGACCTGGCTGCACAATCGCAAGGTCCGCAGCGCCGGCCAGCTCGCCGAGACAGCCGTCCAGGCTGCCGGGCGTCAGCTCACCAGTCTGCCCGGGGAGAAGCTGACCGCCCAGCTGGTGCACACGCTGGCGAAGGAGGTGATGGCTTTCAACCAGGAGGTCGCAGAGGTCGACAAGCTCATCGAGGCCCGGTTTCGCGACCACCACACCTTCGACATGATCACCAGCATGCCCGGCCTGGGCCTCATCCTCGGCGCCGAGTTCCTGGCCGCCACCGGCGGCGACGTGACCGCCTTCGGCACCCCGACCGCCTCGCCGGCTTCGGCGGCGTCGCGCCCGTTCCCCGCGACTCCGGGAAGATCAGCGGAAACCTACGGCGCCCCCAGCGATACAACCGCAGGCTCCAACGGGTCTTCTACACCTCCGCGTTGTTCAGCATCCGCCACTGTCAGGAATCGCGCCGGTTCTACGACCGCAAACGCGCCGAGGGCAAGCGCCACACCGAGGCCGTCCTCGCCCTTGCCCGCCGCCGCGTCAACGTCCTCTGGGCTCTCCTGCGCGACGGACGACGCTACGAGCCCGTACCGCCCGCGGCGCTTGCAGCGTGATGCCCCTGTGGTGCTGTCGATCTGCCGCAGCAGCTGGAACACGGTCGACTGGCTGGCAAGTTTGAGGGAGGATCCGCTGGTCGGCGTCTGACGGCGAGGATTGTTCTTGTCGTCCACACCCGCGTCGGATCCTCAGTGCACGATCCGGTAGCGGTGTTCGGGCCGGCCGGTGGTGCCGTAGCGGAGTTCGAGCCGGACCATGCCCTCGCGTACGAGGTAGGAGAGGTACCGCTGGGCCGTGGCACGGGAGACGCCGGTGAGTTCGGCGGCCTGGGCCGCGGACAGGGCGTCGGGGGCGGTGCGCAGGACCTGGTGCAGAAGGGCGAGGGTCGGCGCGGAGTGCCCCTTGGCCGGGACCCGGGGGACGGCCGGCGGCCGGACGGCACTGAACAGGGCGTCCACGTCGGCCTGGTCGGTTCGTGAGGCCAGGCCCAGGGCGTCCACCCGGTGCTGGAGTTCGCGGTAGGCGGTGAGCCGCTCGGCCAGGTCGGCGGAGCCGAACGGCTTGACCAGGTAGCCCACCGCGCCGAGTTTCATGGCGGTCCGCACCGAGGTGATGTCCCTGTCGGCAGTGATCATGATCGCGTCGGGGCGGGCGCCGCCCTCGTCTCCGCTGAGCTGCCGCAGCACGTCGAGTCCGCTGCCGTCCGGCAGGAAGATGTCGAGCAGCAGCAGGTCGGGGTGAAGGGTGTGCACCGCGTCCAGCGTCTCGGCCACCGTCGCCGCCCGGCCGACCACCTCGAAGCCCTCGACGCGCGACGCGTAGTCGCAGTGGATGTGGCTGATGTGGAAGTCGTCGTCCACCACCAGGGTCCTGATCATCCTCGGTCACCTCCTGTCGGCGAGGCCGACGTGAACTGCGCGTCTCGTGGTACGGGTGTGGCGTCCGGCAGTGGCAGTACGACGGTGAAGACCGCGCCGGGACCTTCACTGACGGCGATCGTGCCGCCGTGCCGTTGGGCCAGCCGGTGGACGAGGGCCAACCCCAGCCCGCGCCGGGCGGTGCCCCGGTCGGGCCGGGTCGACCAGCCGTCCTCGAAGATCGACCCGGCGGCGCCCGGCGGAATCCCCGGGCCGCTGTCCGCGACCCGCACCAGCAGCTGGTCGACAGCCTCGACCAGCGACAGCTCGACCTCACGGCCGCCCGCGGGAGGCGGTCCGCCGGCGGCGGCGTCGATCGCGTTGTCCAGCAGGTTGCCGACGATGGTCAGCAGCCGGCGCAGATGCGGCGGGTCCTCGCCGAGCGCGGAGTCGTCGCTGAGCACCACCCGTACCCCGCGTTCCGCGGCCACCGTGGTCTTGGCGACGATCAGCCCCACGAGCAGCGTGTTGCCGATCCGTTCGCGTACGGACTCGGTCAGCGCCTGGTCGGCGCCGGCCGACTCGACGGCGTACTCGAAGGCGGCGTCGTGGTCGCCGATGTCCAGCAGCCCGGCCACGGTGTGCATGCGGTTGGTGAACTCGTGCTGCTGGGCGCGCAGGGCGTCGGTCAGGCCACGTACCGAGTCCAGTTCGCGCAGCAGGCCGATCAGCTCGGTGCGGTCGCGTACGGTGACCACCGCGCCCAGCTCACGGCCCTGCAGCGTCACCGGCATGCGGTTGACCACCAGGCAGTGGTCGTCGGTCAGCACGCTGATGTCGGTGCCGGGCAGGCTGCCGTCCAGGGCCCGGCGCAGCCGCCCCTCGGGCAGCAGCTCCTCGAGTCTGTTGCCGAGCGCCGTGCCGAGGCCGAGCAGGTCGCGCGCCTCGTCGTTGACCACGGTGATCCGGCCGTCGGGAGCGAAGGCGATCACGCCTTCCCGGATGCCGTGCAGCATCGCCTCGCGATCCTGGAGCAGCCC
This genomic interval from Streptomyces sp. B21-083 contains the following:
- a CDS encoding Tat pathway signal protein is translated as MVSGITLKSVKKKIAIAAAAAGLVMAFSGQAQAASYYQSTSDGCASVNGSYNYWQVGTAGGYALYDTNWDFTIWDNCADGKGAGLYTTYQKWENGGWNYHGYTKLGSDSNGANSTPGYASSNGYSLRDVKLYVCFVGDGNSCVSLF
- a CDS encoding fumarylacetoacetate hydrolase family protein translates to MRWRQRRPPCARSRTEDGHTGTEFGLARLAAELSYVRGGPPSRKPAGRADLPRDVGPSGCGEREPRASNSSASCRAPRAATVALLAQTELLRAEQRRVAVLDERARIAREIRMDAVHAAGPRAQACACVIQHQSPFQAAVPFLVIQGVTPLIWPLLVRLLHRVGPGPMLVTGFVSLAGAQLWLRAVPIHESGLVPLLGPLVLNGVGFGLVVAALTAAAVNVVPPNLTGMARATTSLVRDLGQTLGPAKGKDTSTTLGPWLVTADELEPHRNPEGFLDVALTVQVNGETVGRDRLGNMAWTFEEMAAYASRGTWIRPGDILGSGTCGNGGCLAELWGRAGTFEPPPVVPGDIVTMTVEGIGTISNTVVEGVPPIPLPAARRRG
- a CDS encoding response regulator is translated as MIRTLVVDDDFHISHIHCDYASRVEGFEVVGRAATVAETLDAVHTLHPDLLLLDIFLPDGSGLDVLRQLSGDEGGARPDAIMITADRDITSVRTAMKLGAVGYLVKPFGSADLAERLTAYRELQHRVDALGLASRTDQADVDALFSAVRPPAVPRVPAKGHSAPTLALLHQVLRTAPDALSAAQAAELTGVSRATAQRYLSYLVREGMVRLELRYGTTGRPEHRYRIVH
- a CDS encoding sensor histidine kinase; amino-acid sequence: MPIRIRIGRGGKGRLSARILANMLVILTLTGAIGFVLFAFAQRAEIDRAYEQRALDIAQTTAADPQIRQAMAHGGGHGIVQTVAERIRKASGASYVVVIDLHGIRHSHPDPALIGEGVGDPIVVLDGRTHVGTDQGATGRSANGKAPLKGPTGTLVGEVSAGIPEHDVLGELWRELPTFGLYAAIAVALGSAAAFLLARRLKRSTFGLELEEIAGLLQDREAMLHGIREGVIAFAPDGRITVVNDEARDLLGLGTALGNRLEELLPEGRLRRALDGSLPGTDISVLTDDHCLVVNRMPVTLQGRELGAVVTVRDRTELIGLLRELDSVRGLTDALRAQQHEFTNRMHTVAGLLDIGDHDAAFEYAVESAGADQALTESVRERIGNTLLVGLIVAKTTVAAERGVRVVLSDDSALGEDPPHLRRLLTIVGNLLDNAIDAAAGGPPPAGGREVELSLVEAVDQLLVRVADSGPGIPPGAAGSIFEDGWSTRPDRGTARRGLGLALVHRLAQRHGGTIAVSEGPGAVFTVVLPLPDATPVPRDAQFTSASPTGGDRG